The Mytilus galloprovincialis chromosome 7, xbMytGall1.hap1.1, whole genome shotgun sequence genome has a window encoding:
- the LOC143082908 gene encoding uncharacterized protein LOC143082908, which yields MSDEPANLPPSYEDAIKGQPPPGAPYPTPYPQQQYGAPQQYTGPTQPYPQQTYPGYPQASGMQGYPQEPGMQGYPPGPGMHPPSGYGYNSYPTCTTVAPTTVAPCAYTGASFVVTSEQMQAQRRKKMIMMFFVGIVMIVVFIIVITSF from the exons CAAATCTACCTCCATCATATGAAGATGCTATAAAAGGCCAGCCTCCTCCTGGTGCTCCCTATCCTACACCTTATCCACAGCAGCAGTATGGTGCACCTCAGCAGTATACTGGACCAACTCAGCCATATCCTCAGCAGACTTATCCAGGGTATCCTCAAGCATCTGGAATGCAAGGATATCCCCAAGAACCTGGAATGCAAGGATATCCACCAGGTCCTGGGATGCATCCTCCTTCAGGATATGGTTATAACTCATATCCAACATGTACAACTGTAGCTCCAACAACTGTAGCCCCTTGTGCATATACTGGTGCA aGTTTTGTTGTGACATCAGAACAAATGCAAGCACAAAGAAGAAAAAAGATGATCATGATGTTTTTTGTAGGAATAGTTATGATTGTGGTTTTTATCATAGTTATAACATCATTTTAA